TAGATGATGTGTCCAGCTTGATGCATGGCCCCCATGACACGCACTCCGTCCTTGTCACAGAACATGTCCATGATCGCTGGCAGCTGGGCCCGTAACGATTGCACCTGCAGCAATGGAGAAGGCAGCTCATTACTATCCTGGATGACAGCCTGGGGCATATGCTGGCCCATCCCACTCCCACCTATGAGACACCACGGCTGGCATAGCCGCCCAACGGGGCACAAAGTCATTCTCCTGtcactctctgccagctgctcactGTAACCTTTGTCTTTGCTCACCCGCCTCCCCCATTGCATCACATCTGCAATCAGGGGTCAGCTCATGGGAGCAGGGACCACGTCGTGCCTTGATTTGCTCAGTAAAGCACCTCCAACATTCGAGTGCTGTGCGTTAAACAACAAGGCTTGTGTGGGGATCTCGCTCTCATTGCTGAGCTATTTGATAGACATCGGCTTCCTCGGTCCCCCGGGCAATCCACGCCTCTCACCTTTTCTGGCTGGAGCACAATACTGCCAAGGCCTCGCAGACTGAGCCGACATACAATGGGATTTTTATCTTGGGTCCATTCCATGAGCTGCGCCTGGAGCTCTGATTTTGTCATTATTGTCTCAATGGAAGGActctggagaaactggaaagagcCAAATCAACATCGGGTTGAGGAGCAGAGGTCTTCCTGTGGGGTCTGTTCCCTGGACACTCATCTTTACCAAAAGGCCACTTACTCCCATACAACGTCTCTGGTGTGTAGGGAGCCAGGTGCTGCTCTTTCAGTTGGTTCATTCCCAGAACTTAGACTAATGCACAAGTCACAAATAaacccccagggaaaggggaatcTCCAGGCCTCACTGAGTGCCATGGAGCGACCCCTGGGGCAGAAGAAAAGCAGAACCCCAGGAAAAGGTGAGGAGAGAAGCATGGCCTTGGGGCACTGGAGAAACATCTCCTCTTGTCACATGATCCCACCTAGGCACATCCAGCCAGGAGCGATCTcaccctgtctctccctcccaTTCTGTGCCATGCCCCACCACCATCCATGTGCGGAGAGGAGCTAGCTGGCTGTAGGCTGCTGAGCTGCTGACAATGTGCCCAGAGCTTACTGGCCTCAGCTGCTCTCCAGAAAGCCCACTTGTGCCTGTCAACTAAAGAATCTCACCTCAGTGCAGAAAGTCATGGCGATAtttctctgctgctcctccttctccctttgAACAGTGGTGACGGCCTCTCTGAAGacggcagggagctgagggttcTCAAACTCGATCATGGCTCTGGAACATGGAGCAGAAAGCCCCTTGTGGTTatcaagggggagagagagttccTCTCTAGTTGCTGGGCTGAGATGGCAGCCTGGAACAGAGGAACATTTCACCCGGAAATCCCATTCCCAAGAGAGACCCACTGAAGAGGAACCTTTGGGCTCCTACCTTGCAATCAGGCCAACACCTTGCGAATAGTAATATCGTGAAGATATCATGTCCCAACCCTGCTGAAATTGGATGCTGGCAAATTCCTTCCAGTATCCGGGCATGGAAAAAAGAGTCTTCACAGCCTCCACCGATGTGCTAAAGACAAAAAATACCAGTGTCAGGTAAAGAGATCAGCCCCGAGCATGGCAAAGCTGCACACGCCCTGGCACACACAGCATGGACAGCAGGAGCTAGCCTCCCCGAGGATAGATCCAGTGTGATATCATGGTGCTTCCCTGCCCAATGGGCCCTGTCGACACTGCAGTTTCATTGAGTTTGTAACCAGTTAGTGACACTGTAGCTTCTGAAGATGGTTGGTGTCATCACTCAATGCGGTTGAATACTTGATTCTTTACTGTGACAGGTAACAGGACTCAAGCGGGcatgtggggccagatccttagttggTGTAAGCGAGCCTGGGCTAACTATAGCACCCGAACTAATGATGGCCATGAACAGCCCACATGTGATTAGCAGAACAAATCtgttcttccttttcctttcagTCATTACCTTAGGGGGTTGAGGCAGCTGGATCCCTCCTCGGGGCTGGATGTCGTGCTGGCCATGTAGGTCCCTGGCAAGTGCAGATCCATCACATACTGCACTTGCCTGACGCAGAGGATGAGCATCTGGGGATACATTTCCAGGATGGCTTCTCGGTATCCCCATAGGAAAAGGACCTCGTAAATGGTCCTCATTGCCTGGAGGGGGGAAAGAATTTCACTCCACTATCCCAAtctgccacctgcccccattgCCATTCGCTATTGTCCTTTTCTCGGGTCTCATTTCCTCCCCAGCCTATTACAAAAGAGGATTGGCtcctgagaggggaggagagatttGGAGGGTCCTGAAACTTTACCCATTCCTGGAACGGAAGCAGGATGGAGCCCTACGGAACGGTCAGAAGAGTCTGGATGACGTTATTCCCCATTATTTCGCTTAATGGTGCAGACTCTGTGCTTTGGGTTTCCAGCCATGACTGGACGGGCTGAAACCATCCTGAGGAGATCTGTTCTCATAGCCCCAGTGTTTCTGGCCCAGTCAAAAGTACCGGACATCTCATGATCCCGTGCTGGGAAGATTTCTAGTCACAATTTAGAGAGCCAAAAACCTGGATACTTCCAAGAGACACCCGAACTGCACCTGCTCACTAAAGAGCCACCTAGAGCAGCAAACAGAGCCAGGGCACTAGCAGATAAACCGCTTCAGATCAGTAACTTTTCCTGGGCGAAGCTTTATTTACACCTCTTTGGTTTGCTAGGAGGTGGCCAGGACAcaccaaggcctggtctgcatTACAGAGTTATGTCAACGCAAGGCCCCTCACCCAGCATCACCCTAACGATGGAATTTCCTTCCCATCGGCAGAACTGCCCCTTGGTGCCAAagtcataactccacctccacaagtggCAGAGAATCCAGGTGGATGCAGTTAGGTCgatacagtgtcagtgtagacacaacgTCGCGTACGtcaactggctttcaggagccttcccacaatgccccaccctGACCGTACAATCGAGACGAGCGCTTCTGGTGAGGACGGGCACTGCTGACACAAGCAGCAAAGTGCAGACACACACAAGGGGTGGAATTGCTGTGGCGGCTGTATGCCGAGGTTATGTAGGTCGGCTTCATTGTGTAGTGGAGCCGTGGCCTGAAGCTAAGAAGGGGTGAAGCTCCCACACACAGATGCACCCTCCTCCCCGCGGTGGCGGGTTCTCAAAGTGACATCTCAAATCTCACTTACAGCCAGGGACACATTGCCGCTCTTCTCCTCCCGGCGTCTCTGCTGGAGCTTGTCCAGCAGCTGCCGCAGCACCTCCCTGGGGAGCTGTggttcttcccccaaggccttccacaGCTCAATGGCACATCTGCAGATTCAGAAAGAGAAGTCAGACCTTCCCTGCTTGGCCACCTCTtgccctccccagggagaggcttGGAAAGCGGGCAGGAAAGGCGTCTGTGAGAGGAGACACCGATTGGTGCAGGGAGGCTGAGGCAGGGCAAGTCCCGTCAGAGAAGGTTGTATTTATTCCTTTCCCCGAATGGGTTATTGTTCCTGAAGCTAGCACCGCTGTTTCCAGGACAGTGACCATGATCTGACCACAGAGTGACCAGCACAGTGTGACCACCAGACTGTGCAACATTCTGCTCTGTTACGCTAGGCTCAGTCCCGAGGAACTTGCCTGACCtcactggagttactctggcTATTTGGGGGTGTAACTGAGACCCAGCATTTGGCCAAGTGTCTCTTAGCAGCTGAATCCTACTGCAATGTGGTGGACGGGATCAGACACTGACTCAGAACATGCCCTGATAGGAGAGGATTCAGGAGCTTGGAAGGGGAGATTGTACTGCCCAGTGTGACAGAGCTGGAAGGAAACTAGTACTGaaatccccctcctctcttctctcCATTCTTGCTGATCTAAGCACTGCTGGTCCCCCCAGGCATCCGCACAGGAAGACTGCAGACAGATCCAAAAGGCTTCCAGTCATTTGACTTCCAAGTTTGGTGAGGAAGGTCGGACATGGTGGTCaagccctggggacactgagaaCTAGGTTGGACAAACCAAGAGCAAATGGCCTGGATTTAAGGTCTTCAGGATGCTTGACTGAAATTCTGTGCCAACGCTGCCGAGTTTCTATAGCTTCTGAGCACAGACCCTGGAAAGCACTGGGGCTGCTTCAAGGAATTCAAATCTGAAAGGTTTACAAATCAAACATTCAAATCAATATGAAAACCAACACTGTATTCCTCTGGTAACGGAACTGGGTAAGAAATTCAGTTTCTTTCATGCTGCTCTTCAATTCTCTCTCCCATGTGACACAGATTTGTCTATGGTCAGTGCAGAACTGCATTGCAGAGGATGCTGAGGAAAGACGGAGTTTTGACCTCTGGCGAGGGTCCAGTTGGGTTTCACGGCCCCTAGGCAcatgcagtggtgagctccagccggttcgcacgaaccggttgttaaatttagaagcctttttaaaaccggttgttccaggacaaccaggttctaaaaagtttttaaatttaacaaagctcgggcagctgtccacccggcccccggccccagctcacctccccctctcccctgaacgctccgccctccttcccctccccctcccctgcttcccgccaatcagatgttcgcgggaagcctgaaacgaggagcaggcaggtaagccgggcggggCGGACGGCACGTGtggcccagtccagctccactttgagcggctccccctggccccagccaagctccccagcccggtctggtcccggctgagcggctccgacACGGCCCAGCTCGGGACCCGCAGCACCGGcgccggtgccggcccggggagtcgggccccacggttCCGgtcgagcggctcggccccggccctgcccagggagtcgagccccgcggttccggccgagcggctcggccccggcccggcccggagaGTCGGGTCCTGTGGCTccagccgagcggctcggccccggcccggcccagggagtcgggccccgcagttccggccgagcggctcggccccggcgccggcccggggagtcgggtcccgcggctgCAGCCGAGCAGCTCCGGCTCCggtgccagcccggggagtcgggccccacagctccggccccgctgccgggcgagcggctccagccccggtgccagCCCAGGGCGTCGGGTCCCGCGGTTCTGGCCGAGCAGCTCTGGCCccagtgccggcccggggagtcgggcactgctgctggccgagcggctccagccagaCCCGGCCTGgagagtcgggccccgcggttccagccgagcggctccagccccagtgccGGCCCaaggagtcgggccccgcggttccggccgagcggctccagccccggtgccagcccggggagtcgggccccgcggcgccggttgTGGTCCTGGTGGAGTGGACccggtccggctccaggcagtgtggtaagggggcagggagggggtgggttgtggggggttggataggggtcagggcggtcagagggcagggaacagggtgaatGAATGGGAGCAaaggtcccggggagcagtcaggaaagagcaggggttggatgaggtggtgggggcactcagggacagagagaaggggtggttggatggggtaggggtcctggggggccatcgagaatgagaggtggggttgggtgggtggcaaggggcagtcaggggacagggaagggggggatgggtcagaggtcctggggggggtgtcaaggaacatgaggcgttggatggggcacgaccccccccgggggggggaggagggaactggttgttaatattttggcagctcatcactgggcacaTGGGGACTGTGTTATAAACACCTCAGCTGGATGGCTCTGCAAAGTGATCGGCAATAACAGCAGGACTCAGAGTTCACAACGTATTGAGATGAAAAGAGGCACTCACCCATCTCAGAGCTGTTATTGccggctgtctgcagactcaggcaggctgcaCTGCATTTACGCTATGGTCACGTGtggatcatttatttattttgcaacaaTTAGGTCTTGAACTTTCTGTCTTAAGAGATTTACCTCTGCTGTGCAGCTCCATAAGGTTGAGTGTGTTTTTTCACCACTTCCTCAGCCATGGAATAACTAGGGATCTGACTGCAggtaacaatcctgcactggtccCCAGGGGACGGACAGATGGACCTCATgggccttttccatctctgcctTCTCTCACACAATAGGGAGCAGCCAGACCTCATGACCCAGGGATGTGGAGTGAGCCCCAAAGTCATTTATTGGCCCTGTACTGGATGGGAGAGGAAGTGGGGTGACCCATAGAAATCAGGACAGTGCTGGAATTCTTCAGAAAACTGGCATGTCTCCATCctggggagtgcaggaggagggttGGCTCCTCAGTGGTTGGGCCTGGGCATCTCCTCTTAGTGAGCATGGacagctctctgcacagcaggAAACTCCCTCCAACTGTGTCAGCCCGACGGACCCTTCCCGGACTGTGGCCTGTCAGTAGGAGCAGGAAGAGAAATAATGGCCTGAGGTGATAACAGAGCAGCTCCCTACCTGTCCGAGGACAGCGTGTGCGCCACACAGCTCAGAACCACGTCCTGAAGGTGGGGACGAGCCAGCAAGGCCGTGGCCCTCAGCGCTGCTTTTCTGGCTCTGGGATCACAGACGTTGTCCAGCCAGATTAAGATACGTCCCACGACGTCTCCAACCTGGAAGAATGCCAGAAAGTTGAGGGATGGATTTATCCATGAGTGGCCTTCTCCCAGGTAACCCCTCCTGGCAGCCCTGCAAGCCGCCTCTCACCTCGGTTGCCCATCTTGGCTCCTCCATAATGTCAAGAAAGAGGCTTTGACAAGTCCAGGAACCCCAGCCTTCCTGAGGTCTGGTTTAGTATCTTAAAgctcagaaacacacacaaaagccttcccccaaaCCTTACCGTGGGCACAGCCCAaactcccctgctgtcccagggCCTTCCCTGCCTTAGCAAACTGCTCTCAGCCCTGCTCTCAAGGgcttccctgcaggagcctttcctcCATCTCTGCAACTTCCTGCTGATCTCTCTAGCACAATCAGTTCCTCCAGGCCCGTGCTTCTCAACCCAGTTTCCATTGTGGGCCCCATATGTGTTGTGTGGGGCACATCCAATACCACCTgtttggccctgaggatgtcccaGGTAGAGAAGCGCTGCTCCAGACCCAGCTGGTTCCACTGATGTACCCCAGAGCCCATCCCAGAGATGGCAGGCAGGGCTAGTTGGACGGGGCtagccagctccaggccccagccctaAGGAGAACCTCTACACTGCAGGATTTTAAAACCTGCCGTAACCAATCTCAAAGCCGGGTCTCTAACCTCGGGCTCAGGCTATGGCACTGGGAACAGCAGTGCAGACCTggagacttgggctggagccccctcgtccccaggcttcagagctcaagttccagcccaagcccagaagaggCTGCATTGCCGTTTGGCCCCACAGTGCCAGCCCTGGGAGCCCACGTCCATAGGGCCAGGCTTTCCGGCTCCTGCTGCAGAGTTTGCAGCACGGGGTAGACAGACCCGAAAGGGACAAGCCGCCCCCTCGGGCTCTTCCATGAGGAATTGGTCATTGCTCTTTCCTCTCTCGAACAAGGAGCAGGAGCTACAACCCGGGTGGCTGGATTCTGGTGCCCTGTTCTGCTAGCAGGAGTTAGAGCCCTGCACAAATCAATCTGCTGATTGGGGGCCATTTGTTAACTTCCCCCTCGGACCTGCTGGAAACAGGGAACTCGGCCAGAGACAGGGACGACCTGCAGGAAACCCCAGGAACAGGCAGGTTTGGGGAGGAAGCTCAGGCTGAGGAGTCTGTTCGTTTATTAGTTTCTGAGTTTCCAGGAAAgccaaagcccaggaagggaataagTCTGCACTTAGGCGCCATGGGCAGGCGGtatctggggaagggcaggaatgtCACCTATTTCCAGGCCGAGCGATTGAAGGCAACGTTTAAAGGACTGCAGGGAATGTGAACCCTGATTCCTTTCTGGATAACCCCACCTGCGCAGGCTTGGGCAACTCAAGGagctctctgggcttcagtttccccaggtgtCAAACGGGTTGAATTCCTACCTCCCAGGAGGGTGGTGGAGCTTCATTAATCAGGGGGAATAATGACTCTGAGAGCCTCCTACCCAGGGGTTGTAGAAATGAAGTCTGCCAGAAACCTCCCTAGGCCAGTCTAATTCACGGGGGAGGCACTCAGATCCTGTGGGGATGGGCAGCAGGATCAGAGctagggagagacagagagaaaagtgCAAAGCCAAATTCCTCCTGATCCTTCAGCTGGAAAAACAAGGCCCCGCAGCATGTCTGAGGAAACCAGAGTGGAGGCCCATGGGCCGACTAGGTAAGTGCTGCGCTGCCAGGGCCGGGGCTATCGCTCcccttcagtggggctgggctgtccTCAGGGACGTGTCAGAGCTCCAGCGGGCAGAGAACACGCTAAACACCGGACGCCGCGGATCCCCGCGGCCAAGCGATGAAGGGAAAGGGGCTCAGCCAACCTTCACAGCACCATGCCCGTGTGTCCCAGGAACGGTTTCCTAGGAGAggaaattctcccctccccctctctgcgcagcatccccctgccccacggcgggaGTCTCTTACTCTCTCCATCTTGTCTCCGTGTAGAGATACGATGGTCCTCAGCTCTTCCTCGGCGGCTTGAAATCGCTCCAGGGTGGGTGTCGTCAGACCCTTCACGGCTCTCATCAGCAGGGcttggagctgggctgagggaaGCTGCTCCCCGGGGGTCTGCAATGAACAGGGACAGAGCCTGTCGGGACTGAGTATTTCCATTGCTCAGCTGCCCTGGAACAGTCTGTCCCGGCGGGAGGCTGGCAGCGCCCAGTGAGCGTGGAGACTCCGGCTGAGCCCTTTTCTTGACAAACCTCAACAGGTGCCGAGGTTTCCTCAGTCTTTCAtacgcttccccctcccctctgcctgagAAGAGATGGGAGCCTCTCAGCCGGTGCGGGGACCCCAAGGGCACCCCATTTCCTCCCTctctagcccctccccccaggaagcCCAGCTTTTGCTGAGAAAGCCTCATTGGCCTGCAAAGCCCAGTCAAGTTGCTTGTTGAGTGCAGCCGAGGGGTCACTGCAGAACCTGCCCCATGTCCCATCCCACCCCGAGCACCTGAGCAGAttggctcagcaactctagcagcccACAGTGTCTGCGAGGAAAGGACTGAGAACAGGG
The DNA window shown above is from Mauremys mutica isolate MM-2020 ecotype Southern chromosome 6, ASM2049712v1, whole genome shotgun sequence and carries:
- the LOC123373382 gene encoding maestro heat-like repeat family member 5 isoform X2, whose amino-acid sequence is MSFYRRLRSFFQRLTSREHREIHVHKVLVQPVAMGACSDFSQQEQALPEKPQRRKCSWSILSGMKRLCVCSQHDTSMADRDEERTISSQRRWRHLSRKKIAAENQVESEDVKLQEDTGKVELDPTGTKKEASESQGKWEKGSPEEQEEERTPTPSLPSSSHMTMTPGEQLPSAQLQALLMRAVKGLTTPTLERFQAAEEELRTIVSLHGDKMERVGDVVGRILIWLDNVCDPRARKAALRATALLARPHLQDVVLSCVAHTLSSDRCAIELWKALGEEPQLPREVLRQLLDKLQQRRREEKSGNVSLAAMRTIYEVLFLWGYREAILEMYPQMLILCVRQVQYVMDLHLPGTYMASTTSSPEEGSSCLNPLSTSVEAVKTLFSMPGYWKEFASIQFQQGWDMISSRYYYSQGVGLIARAMIEFENPQLPAVFREAVTTVQREKEEQQRNIAMTFCTEFLQSPSIETIMTKSELQAQLMEWTQDKNPIVCRLSLRGLGSIVLQPEKVQSLRAQLPAIMDMFCDKDGVRVMGAMHQAGHIIYLLNGEGLGSISQDIAVSLRPFIDDERGSVRSAAILLLGNVVSSVKDPDKPIVQQEMIHCLLPLLLHLEDRDESVTLMQNNKSHIPKFLFQALEYLESSQTTIRHSAALFIGNTIHHYCDLLSETVTEDGISCLYKAFQEVPLTSDSTTGHILNRYYKWLQKLGNLVSGSAFD